In one window of Pseudomonadota bacterium DNA:
- a CDS encoding Fic family protein, with protein MQTNHWIWQHRNWPAFSYDAKVLLADIVAVSRLAGRLDIIYRTLNNEEQMTVQEQVLADDAMETSAIEGEVLRRSSVRASIRRRLGLTGDCPEWDARADGLVSVLLDARSRQRRPLTEERLCGWQAALFPSGYSGLTKIRVGCYRGEEEMRIVSGPLGREKVHYIAPPQEILAKEMDQFLFWVNSNNEQEPLIKAGITHLWFIMIHPFDDGNGRIGRAITDYQLAESYPAVMQLASFSKHINMDRKGYYRILESAGKDGLDITDWLQWFLQTLKTAIHESEWVVERVALKADFWQQHMNTSLNARQQKAINRLLDAGERFAGGMTTRKYAGMTKCSKVTASRDLSDLVAKHILQKCPGKGRSTSYELCL; from the coding sequence ATGCAAACGAATCATTGGATATGGCAACACCGCAACTGGCCAGCGTTTTCGTATGATGCTAAGGTTTTGCTTGCAGACATAGTCGCTGTTTCTCGACTGGCCGGCAGATTGGATATCATCTATCGTACCCTGAACAACGAAGAACAGATGACCGTTCAGGAGCAGGTGCTGGCGGATGATGCCATGGAAACATCTGCCATCGAGGGAGAAGTCCTTCGCCGCAGTTCAGTTCGGGCATCGATCCGCAGGCGACTTGGTCTGACGGGAGATTGCCCGGAGTGGGACGCCCGGGCGGACGGCCTTGTTTCCGTGCTGCTTGATGCCCGAAGCAGGCAGCGTCGGCCATTAACTGAAGAAAGACTTTGCGGCTGGCAGGCAGCCCTGTTTCCTTCCGGCTATTCAGGGCTGACAAAGATTCGGGTCGGGTGCTATCGCGGCGAAGAGGAAATGCGGATTGTGTCCGGCCCGCTCGGCAGGGAGAAGGTTCATTACATCGCTCCTCCACAAGAAATCCTGGCCAAGGAGATGGATCAATTTCTCTTCTGGGTCAACAGCAACAATGAACAGGAGCCCCTGATCAAGGCAGGAATCACTCACTTGTGGTTTATTATGATTCATCCTTTTGACGATGGTAACGGACGAATCGGCAGAGCCATTACCGATTACCAACTTGCGGAAAGCTATCCGGCAGTCATGCAGCTTGCCTCCTTCTCCAAGCATATCAATATGGACAGAAAAGGGTATTATCGTATTCTGGAGTCTGCAGGTAAAGACGGACTGGATATAACCGATTGGCTTCAATGGTTTCTTCAGACCCTGAAAACCGCCATCCATGAATCGGAATGGGTCGTTGAAAGAGTTGCCCTGAAGGCTGATTTTTGGCAGCAACATATGAACACTTCCCTCAATGCAAGACAACAGAAAGCAATCAACCGGCTGCTGGATGCCGGAGAAAGATTTGCAGGAGGCATGACAACCAGAAAATATGCCGGAATGACGAAATGCAGTAAAGTGACAGCCAGTCGAGACTTAAGTGATCTTGTCGCAAAACATATTCTGCAAAAATGTCCCGGAAAGGGAAGAAGCACAAGTTACGAACTTTGTCTTTGA
- a CDS encoding ATP-binding protein translates to MIPRKLADYAKFIATRYPVVTITGPRQSGKTTLAREVFADKAYVNLENPLTREYATDDPVGFLNQFRGGVVLDEIQRAPELLSFIQVRADELTENGFFILTGSQQFELLHSISQSLAGRTALLKLLPFSVEELLPYYPKLGINELLHRGFYPRIYDQDIPPSQALGDYFETYVERDLRQLVNVHNLGLFQKFVRLCAGRVGQILNLHSLANDTGISHSTARQWLTVLEASYIVFLLPPYHANIGKRLIKSPKLYFYDAGLAAWLCGVEEAIHLSSHPLKGHFYENLVVMEFLKYRYNSGKRSNLFFFRDSTGNEVDLLYTVGHQVLPIEIKAGESISADYFKGLRTFAKFFPEHNLGQILVYAGAENQQRSGVEVISVFDVAPTLARMEDA, encoded by the coding sequence ATGATTCCCAGAAAATTAGCCGATTACGCCAAGTTCATCGCTACCAGGTATCCGGTGGTGACCATCACCGGGCCGCGCCAGTCCGGCAAGACCACCTTGGCCCGGGAGGTTTTCGCCGACAAGGCTTACGTCAATCTGGAAAACCCGTTGACTCGGGAATACGCCACCGACGACCCGGTGGGATTCCTGAATCAGTTCCGGGGCGGGGTCGTTCTGGACGAGATCCAGCGTGCCCCGGAACTTCTTTCGTTTATCCAGGTCCGGGCCGACGAGCTTACGGAAAACGGATTCTTCATCCTGACCGGAAGCCAGCAGTTTGAGTTGCTGCACTCGATCAGCCAATCCCTGGCCGGGCGGACGGCGCTCTTGAAATTGCTGCCCTTCAGCGTCGAAGAACTCCTGCCGTATTATCCGAAGCTGGGGATCAACGAGTTGCTGCACCGGGGGTTCTATCCCAGGATATACGATCAGGACATTCCTCCCAGTCAGGCCCTGGGCGATTATTTCGAGACCTATGTCGAAAGGGACTTGCGGCAGTTGGTCAACGTCCATAACCTGGGGCTGTTCCAGAAATTCGTGCGGCTCTGCGCCGGACGGGTGGGACAGATCCTGAATCTGCACAGCCTGGCCAACGATACAGGCATATCCCATAGTACCGCGCGTCAGTGGCTGACCGTGTTGGAGGCGAGTTACATCGTTTTCCTGCTGCCGCCCTACCATGCCAATATCGGCAAAAGGTTGATCAAGTCACCGAAGCTCTATTTTTACGACGCCGGCCTGGCCGCCTGGTTGTGCGGAGTCGAGGAAGCCATCCACCTTTCCAGCCACCCCCTCAAGGGGCACTTCTACGAGAATCTGGTCGTCATGGAATTTCTGAAATACCGTTACAACAGCGGCAAGAGGAGCAATCTTTTCTTCTTCCGCGACAGCACCGGCAATGAAGTGGATCTGCTCTACACGGTCGGTCATCAGGTGCTGCCCATTGAGATCAAGGCCGGGGAAAGTATTTCGGCCGATTACTTCAAGGGCCTGCGAACTTTTGCCAAGTTTTTTCCGGAGCACAATCTTGGCCAGATCCTGGTCTACGCCGGAGCGGAGAATCAGCAACGCAGCGGGGTCGAGGTCATCAGCGTCTTCGATGTCGCACCAACCCTGGCTCGGATGGAGGATGCTTGA
- a CDS encoding type II toxin-antitoxin system Phd/YefM family antitoxin — protein MQTIKASVFKAKCLAIMDQVNQSGEEVVITKNGKPVSRLVPFRTPSKSLFGLHRGVVSSSDNLIEPLGIAWDAEK, from the coding sequence ATGCAAACAATCAAGGCCTCAGTTTTTAAGGCAAAGTGTCTGGCCATTATGGATCAGGTCAACCAGTCCGGGGAGGAAGTCGTCATCACCAAGAACGGCAAGCCTGTTTCGCGGCTGGTGCCGTTTCGCACCCCGTCAAAGAGTCTTTTCGGCCTGCATCGCGGAGTCGTTTCCAGTAGCGACAATCTGATTGAACCGTTGGGTATTGCCTGGGATGCCGAGAAATGA
- a CDS encoding type II toxin-antitoxin system VapC family toxin has protein sequence MILIDTHVLIWLDEGTGNLGEKSRVLIDQALQEGKLTISAISFWEIAMLVQKKRVQIKMDLQAWRLNLLEQGLIEIPIHGAIALHAGQLLDFHGDPADRIIVATAMENPATLITADEKILNWAKPLSTFDARE, from the coding sequence ATGATCCTGATAGATACCCATGTTCTGATCTGGCTGGACGAAGGAACCGGCAACCTGGGAGAAAAGTCCCGTGTTCTCATTGATCAGGCCCTGCAGGAAGGAAAACTGACCATATCGGCTATCAGTTTCTGGGAAATCGCCATGCTGGTCCAGAAGAAACGGGTTCAAATCAAGATGGACCTGCAGGCTTGGCGGCTGAACCTGCTCGAACAAGGCTTAATCGAAATCCCGATCCACGGTGCTATTGCCCTCCACGCCGGTCAGTTGCTGGACTTTCATGGTGACCCGGCCGACCGGATCATTGTGGCGACCGCCATGGAAAATCCGGCCACCCTTATAACCGCCGACGAAAAGATTCTGAACTGGGCCAAACCGCTCAGCACCTTTGATGCCCGAGAATGA
- a CDS encoding aminoacyl-histidine dipeptidase: MDLFHTALDYFAEISAVPRCSGAEERVRSFFCDWAVGQGYEYRIDRVGNLLIRVPASAGFERKDTIILQGHMDMVCEKNEGSNHDFSKDPIRLFTEGDWLKARGTTLGADNGIGLAIAMAVAVDKEAIRPPLELLFTVDEETGLTGASALTPDFFSGRILINLDSEDEGVFTVGCAGGRDSEIILPIEHEPAPGDSTFISIKVQGLAGGHSGVDINQQRANAIVVLAQLLNGLAGEMEFLLASISGGSAHNAIPREARVVLAISGPAEVAGEEIKRLAESVRGSYPNEPGLAITCENLSSLPKAVYAKASSAATCKLLAASPHGVIAMSAEVPGLVETSVNLATIREKEGGVALLFSQRSDREEGLRLVAAKLEDLSERAGASITTSTGYPGWRPDFNSELLSRSKGVYRKLFDREPKVEVIHAGLECGLIGAVAPEMDMISLGPTIENPHSPRERLHIPSVERIIRFLTTLLSAFCRE, from the coding sequence ATGGATTTATTTCATACGGCACTTGATTATTTTGCAGAGATCAGCGCAGTGCCGCGCTGTTCCGGAGCGGAAGAGCGGGTCAGATCTTTTTTCTGCGACTGGGCGGTTGGGCAGGGTTATGAATACCGGATCGATCGGGTCGGCAACCTCTTGATCAGGGTGCCGGCAAGCGCCGGTTTCGAGAGAAAGGACACGATCATCCTGCAGGGCCATATGGATATGGTCTGTGAAAAAAACGAAGGAAGCAATCACGATTTCAGTAAGGATCCGATCCGCCTTTTCACGGAGGGCGACTGGCTGAAGGCGCGCGGGACGACTCTTGGCGCCGACAATGGCATCGGCCTCGCCATCGCCATGGCCGTTGCCGTCGATAAAGAAGCAATCCGTCCGCCCCTGGAGCTTCTTTTTACCGTCGATGAAGAAACCGGTCTCACCGGCGCATCCGCCCTGACTCCGGACTTTTTTTCCGGCCGAATCCTGATCAACCTCGATTCGGAAGATGAGGGCGTGTTTACCGTCGGCTGCGCCGGCGGCCGGGACAGCGAGATAATTCTGCCGATTGAACATGAACCGGCTCCCGGCGATTCAACTTTTATTTCAATCAAGGTCCAGGGACTTGCCGGTGGTCATTCCGGGGTCGATATCAATCAACAGCGGGCAAATGCGATTGTCGTGCTGGCGCAACTTCTGAACGGTCTTGCCGGGGAGATGGAGTTTTTGCTCGCCTCGATCTCCGGCGGCAGCGCCCACAACGCCATCCCCCGCGAGGCGCGGGTGGTTCTCGCCATTTCCGGTCCGGCAGAAGTGGCAGGAGAAGAGATCAAAAGACTTGCCGAGAGCGTGCGTGGCAGTTACCCAAACGAGCCGGGGCTCGCGATCACCTGTGAGAATCTTTCTTCACTGCCCAAAGCTGTCTATGCAAAAGCCTCTTCAGCCGCTACCTGTAAACTGCTCGCCGCCTCTCCGCACGGAGTGATTGCGATGTCTGCTGAAGTTCCCGGCCTGGTGGAAACCTCGGTGAACCTTGCCACGATCAGGGAAAAGGAAGGGGGCGTGGCGCTGCTCTTCAGTCAGCGCAGCGACCGGGAAGAGGGCTTACGCCTGGTCGCCGCAAAGCTTGAGGATTTATCAGAAAGGGCTGGGGCATCAATCACCACCTCCACAGGGTACCCCGGCTGGCGGCCGGATTTTAACTCCGAACTTCTCTCCCGCAGCAAAGGTGTCTATCGGAAACTTTTCGACCGGGAGCCGAAGGTCGAAGTCATTCACGCCGGTCTCGAATGCGGCCTCATCGGCGCTGTTGCACCAGAGATGGACATGATCTCCCTCGGCCCGACCATCGAGAACCCTCACTCCCCAAGAGAGCGGCTGCATATCCCTTCGGTTGAACGAATTATCCGTTTCCTGACCACACTTCTGTCAGCTTTCTGCCGTGAATAA
- a CDS encoding type II toxin-antitoxin system PemK/MazF family toxin, with translation MGMEINRFDVFLVNLDPTVGHEIKKTRPCLVISPDEMNRNISTMIIAPMTTKGRSYPTRIPCSFQGRSGQIILDQIRTIDKERLVKKLGVISKSARAKTLRVLQELFAE, from the coding sequence ATGGGAATGGAAATAAATCGTTTTGACGTATTCCTTGTCAATCTTGACCCAACGGTTGGTCACGAGATCAAAAAAACAAGACCTTGCCTCGTTATTTCACCTGACGAGATGAATCGTAATATCTCTACGATGATTATTGCCCCCATGACAACAAAAGGAAGGAGTTACCCGACCAGAATACCATGTTCGTTTCAGGGCAGGAGTGGACAGATAATTCTCGACCAAATCCGCACGATAGACAAAGAAAGGCTCGTAAAGAAATTAGGCGTTATCAGTAAAAGTGCACGGGCAAAAACCCTCAGAGTGCTGCAGGAATTATTTGCGGAATGA
- a CDS encoding AbrB/MazE/SpoVT family DNA-binding domain-containing protein, whose protein sequence is MKAAIIKIGNSQGLRIPKPIIKQCGFNQEVELEVHDNELIIKSASHPRQNWEKAFKTMTRNGDDKLIESPETKWGEEEWEWK, encoded by the coding sequence ATGAAAGCGGCAATAATAAAAATCGGCAATTCCCAAGGATTGCGCATTCCAAAACCAATTATTAAACAATGTGGGTTTAATCAAGAAGTGGAACTCGAAGTCCACGACAACGAACTCATAATCAAATCAGCAAGTCATCCTCGCCAAAATTGGGAAAAAGCATTTAAAACAATGACCCGAAATGGAGACGATAAATTGATCGAAAGTCCTGAAACAAAATGGGGCGAGGAAGAATGGGAATGGAAATAA
- the thiC gene encoding phosphomethylpyrimidine synthase ThiC — translation MKTQLELARDGVITAQMTRVATEEGFEPEVIRARLALGEIVIPNNPNRPQQKVVGIGRGLRTKVNASIGTSSDIYDIELEKRKARIAEEEKADTLMELSTGGDLDLVRREVLACCNLPVGNVPLYQAFHDAAKKYKNSDKLDPEYLFELIERQLEDGMSFMAIHCGINRFSIERLRKQGYRYGGLVSKGGTFMVSWMENNNRENPLYEQFDRVCGLMKKYDAVLSLGNGIRAGAIHDSHDRAQMAEMIINCELAELGREMGCQMMVEGPGHVPLDEIEGNIMLEKRMSGNAPYYVLGPLPADSGAGYDHITAAIGAANSARYGADLICYITPAEHLALPNESDVREGVRATRLAARIGDIAKYPDRREHEKQVALARRDMRWDDHMSLLMFPEKAKEVRASRTPSDSQTCTMCGDFCAMRRGSALFENDLKGDKISPEMQCPKEAA, via the coding sequence ATGAAGACACAGCTTGAGCTGGCCCGTGATGGCGTGATCACCGCACAGATGACCCGCGTCGCAACAGAGGAAGGGTTTGAACCGGAAGTGATCCGGGCCCGACTGGCCCTGGGGGAAATCGTGATTCCCAATAACCCGAACCGGCCGCAGCAGAAGGTGGTGGGGATCGGCCGGGGGTTGCGGACCAAGGTTAACGCCTCCATCGGCACCTCGTCGGATATCTATGACATTGAACTGGAGAAAAGAAAGGCGCGGATTGCCGAGGAGGAAAAGGCGGATACCCTGATGGAGCTATCCACCGGCGGCGATCTCGATCTGGTTCGGCGGGAGGTCCTGGCGTGCTGCAATCTGCCGGTGGGCAACGTGCCCCTGTACCAGGCCTTTCATGATGCGGCGAAGAAGTACAAAAACTCGGACAAGCTCGATCCCGAGTATCTGTTTGAACTGATTGAGCGGCAGCTTGAAGACGGCATGTCGTTCATGGCCATCCATTGCGGGATCAACCGTTTCAGTATCGAGCGGCTGCGCAAGCAGGGCTATCGCTACGGCGGGCTGGTCTCCAAGGGCGGCACCTTCATGGTCTCCTGGATGGAGAACAATAACCGGGAAAACCCGCTCTATGAGCAGTTTGATCGGGTCTGCGGGCTGATGAAGAAATATGACGCGGTGTTGTCGCTCGGGAACGGCATTCGCGCAGGCGCGATCCACGACAGCCACGACCGGGCCCAGATGGCCGAGATGATCATTAACTGCGAGCTTGCCGAACTGGGGCGCGAGATGGGCTGCCAGATGATGGTGGAGGGCCCGGGCCATGTGCCGCTTGATGAGATCGAGGGCAATATCATGCTGGAAAAACGGATGAGCGGCAACGCCCCCTATTATGTGCTCGGCCCGTTACCGGCCGACAGTGGCGCCGGGTACGACCATATCACCGCCGCGATCGGCGCGGCCAACTCCGCCCGCTACGGCGCGGATCTGATCTGCTACATCACCCCGGCCGAACACCTGGCCCTGCCCAATGAATCTGATGTTCGTGAAGGGGTGCGGGCCACCCGGCTTGCCGCCCGGATCGGCGATATCGCGAAATACCCTGACCGGCGTGAGCATGAGAAGCAGGTGGCGCTTGCCCGCCGCGACATGCGCTGGGACGATCACATGAGTTTATTGATGTTCCCGGAAAAGGCCAAAGAAGTGCGGGCCAGCCGCACTCCGTCTGATAGCCAGACCTGCACCATGTGCGGGGATTTCTGCGCCATGCGCCGTGGCTCGGCCCTGTTCGAGAATGATCTGAAGGGGGATAAAATCTCCCCGGAAATGCAGTGTCCGAAAGAGGCGGCCTGA
- a CDS encoding CopG family transcriptional regulator, with protein sequence MATKTKRKINYTDEPLGEIRVVDDFLPSPEELVFKEDNVKITITLSKTSIDFFKKEAKKHHTQYQKMIRRLLDVYAEHHM encoded by the coding sequence ATGGCGACCAAAACAAAAAGAAAAATTAATTACACTGACGAACCATTAGGCGAAATTCGAGTTGTTGATGACTTTTTGCCATCACCAGAAGAATTGGTGTTTAAAGAAGACAATGTCAAAATCACTATTACGCTGAGTAAAACCAGTATCGACTTTTTCAAAAAAGAAGCCAAAAAGCATCATACTCAATATCAAAAGATGATTCGTCGTCTTCTCGACGTTTATGCTGAACATCATATGTAA
- a CDS encoding BrnT family toxin, producing MKKVTFEWDKSKNQDNQEKHGVSFELAQCAFADTHRVIAEDISHSQDEKRYYCFGQVGEGVITVRFTYRDNKIRIIGAGYWRKGRKIYGDQNKKKN from the coding sequence ATGAAAAAGGTAACGTTCGAGTGGGATAAATCCAAGAATCAAGATAACCAAGAAAAGCATGGGGTTTCATTCGAACTTGCCCAATGTGCGTTTGCCGATACACATCGTGTAATTGCAGAAGACATATCCCACAGCCAAGATGAAAAAAGATACTACTGTTTTGGCCAGGTGGGAGAAGGTGTTATCACAGTGCGCTTCACATATCGGGACAACAAAATACGCATCATTGGTGCCGGGTATTGGCGTAAAGGGAGGAAAATTTATGGCGACCAAAACAAAAAGAAAAATTAA
- the cbiB gene encoding adenosylcobinamide-phosphate synthase CbiB encodes MSLELQIVLALLLDSLLGDPRWLPHPVRMIGWLAMKSEGFFREIIPHEKTAGIATVLAVLSISGSAGWWLIHLAGRYHPRAVDMVSILILYTCFAARDLITHSNDVHDALQKGDLAEARLRVGMIVGRDTMTLDEGEVVRATVESVAENTVDGVTAPLFWAVVAGPVGALVYKAINTLDSTFGYKNERYLHFGWAAARLDDLANRLPARLTGIVMVVAARFCRLSAPNAWRIFRRDRNRHASPNSGQSEAPMAGALGIQLGGISSYFGKIVKKPTLGDALNRPEPFHIDQANALMILTTAFVAVILLGVRLIIL; translated from the coding sequence ATGAGCCTTGAGTTACAGATCGTCCTGGCCCTGCTGCTGGATTCGCTGTTGGGTGACCCCCGTTGGCTACCGCATCCGGTGCGGATGATCGGCTGGCTGGCCATGAAGAGTGAGGGTTTCTTCCGGGAGATTATCCCCCACGAAAAGACGGCGGGAATTGCGACCGTGCTTGCTGTTCTCTCGATCAGCGGTTCGGCGGGCTGGTGGCTGATCCATTTGGCCGGGAGGTATCACCCGCGGGCGGTGGATATGGTTTCGATCCTGATCCTCTATACCTGTTTTGCCGCCCGGGATCTGATCACTCATAGTAATGATGTCCATGACGCTTTGCAGAAAGGTGATCTGGCAGAGGCGAGGCTGCGGGTCGGGATGATCGTCGGCCGGGATACCATGACTCTGGATGAAGGTGAAGTGGTCAGGGCGACGGTGGAGAGTGTGGCGGAGAACACGGTGGATGGGGTGACGGCGCCCCTCTTCTGGGCGGTTGTCGCAGGCCCGGTCGGGGCTCTGGTTTACAAGGCGATCAACACCCTGGACTCCACCTTCGGCTACAAGAATGAGCGGTATCTCCATTTCGGCTGGGCGGCGGCGAGGCTGGACGATCTCGCCAACCGGCTGCCGGCAAGGTTGACCGGGATCGTGATGGTTGTTGCCGCCCGGTTCTGCCGGTTGTCGGCACCGAATGCCTGGCGGATTTTCCGGCGGGACCGGAACCGGCATGCGAGTCCCAATTCAGGGCAGAGTGAGGCCCCGATGGCCGGGGCGCTCGGGATCCAGCTTGGCGGGATCTCCTCCTATTTCGGGAAAATTGTGAAAAAACCGACCCTCGGTGATGCCCTGAACCGGCCGGAACCGTTTCATATCGACCAGGCCAACGCGCTGATGATTTTGACCACGGCTTTCGTGGCAGTGATTTTGCTCGGGGTCCGGTTGATTATTCTGTAA
- a CDS encoding cobyric acid synthase — protein sequence MTISVKETNHLAAHGGNLRALACKAGCAVDEILDFSASINPLGPPEELRQIISRSVGNLACYPDPHAGSLLAHLAGILGVEKDQLLAANGSTEIIYALPRALDVKRAVVPVPSYSDYRRAAELAGLKVLSLPLVAEDGFRVDFAALAGSIQNGDLVFLGRPNNPTGVSFAHRDLLELVDKFPGIYFAVDESFYEFIEGESGLISKKMVPNLIVFRSLTKFYAIPGLRLGFAVAAPEVAARLREQILPWTVNGIAQAVGEKIVGDPEYGAASRGFIEERRNELFVNINNINCLSAVKGDANFLLIRLQAERTAQELADRLLKNHRIAIRVCENFSGLDDTYFRVAVRSREDNDRLCAALTGELVPGRQVGKKARGTPALMLQGTSSNAGKSVLTAALCRIFLQDGYNVAPFKAQNMSLNSFVTRKGEEMGRAQVVQAQACRLDPDVRMNPVLLKPSSDVGCQVIVNGFPIGNMKADNYIRYKNEARVAAHAAYDSLAAEHDLIILEGAGSPAEVNLKKHDIVNMGMARHAGSPVLLVGDIDRGGVFASFIGTMEVMAEWERKLIAGFVVNRFRGLESLLDDAFRYTEEFTGRPVLGTVPYVRNLGLPEEDSVSFKGGLYDQVKPSGDHVTIGLIDLPHISNFTDVEPFLAEPDVHLRIIRTASELVASSPELSALILPGSKNVISDLAYLRKSGLADRITALAGERTLDIIGICGGFQMLGTKIGDPHKIESDGGEIDGLGLLEVITTLAPEKTLTRQTALHLPSHLKVHGYEIHHGRTSSTLASALRFDGGGTDGAVSPDGRIWGSYLHGIFDDDPFRRWFIDMLRSSRCLQPLGTVVAPYDLEPAFDRLAAVVREGMDMKKIYRILGLR from the coding sequence ATGACGATTTCAGTGAAAGAGACGAATCACCTGGCCGCACATGGCGGAAATCTTCGGGCCCTGGCTTGTAAAGCCGGGTGCGCTGTCGATGAAATCCTTGATTTCAGCGCCTCCATCAATCCCCTTGGCCCGCCGGAAGAACTCCGGCAGATCATCAGCCGCAGTGTCGGGAATCTGGCCTGTTATCCCGATCCTCATGCCGGGAGTCTGTTGGCGCATCTTGCTGGAATCCTTGGTGTGGAGAAGGATCAGCTCCTTGCCGCCAACGGCTCCACCGAAATTATCTATGCCCTGCCGCGGGCACTCGATGTGAAACGGGCGGTGGTCCCGGTCCCGTCGTATTCCGATTACCGGCGGGCGGCCGAACTTGCCGGGCTCAAAGTTCTCAGTCTGCCCCTCGTTGCTGAAGACGGGTTTCGGGTGGATTTTGCCGCCCTTGCCGGATCGATCCAGAACGGCGACCTCGTTTTTCTCGGCCGGCCGAACAACCCGACCGGGGTTTCCTTTGCCCATCGCGATCTCCTGGAGCTCGTCGACAAATTTCCCGGAATATACTTTGCGGTGGACGAGTCGTTTTATGAATTTATCGAGGGTGAAAGCGGTCTGATCTCAAAAAAGATGGTTCCGAACCTGATCGTTTTCCGTTCCCTCACCAAGTTTTATGCCATTCCCGGGCTGCGGCTCGGTTTTGCGGTGGCAGCCCCGGAGGTTGCGGCCCGCCTTCGTGAACAGATCCTGCCTTGGACGGTGAATGGAATCGCCCAGGCGGTCGGGGAAAAGATTGTCGGCGATCCGGAATATGGAGCGGCGAGCCGCGGTTTTATCGAGGAACGGCGCAACGAGCTTTTTGTTAATATTAATAATATCAATTGTTTAAGTGCTGTAAAAGGGGATGCGAATTTTCTGCTGATCAGGTTGCAGGCAGAGAGGACCGCTCAGGAATTGGCCGATCGTCTGCTGAAAAATCACCGGATCGCGATTCGGGTCTGTGAAAATTTTTCCGGACTCGATGATACCTACTTTCGGGTTGCAGTCAGAAGTCGGGAAGATAACGACCGACTCTGCGCAGCGTTGACCGGAGAACTTGTGCCGGGGAGGCAGGTGGGCAAAAAAGCCCGCGGAACTCCGGCCCTGATGCTGCAGGGCACCTCGTCGAACGCCGGCAAATCGGTGCTCACCGCGGCCCTCTGCCGGATCTTTCTCCAGGATGGATACAACGTTGCGCCTTTCAAGGCGCAGAACATGTCGCTAAACTCCTTTGTCACCAGAAAGGGCGAGGAGATGGGCCGCGCCCAGGTGGTCCAGGCCCAGGCGTGCCGGCTCGACCCGGATGTGCGGATGAACCCGGTGCTTCTGAAACCGTCATCCGATGTCGGCTGCCAGGTGATCGTCAACGGATTTCCCATCGGCAATATGAAGGCAGATAACTATATCCGCTATAAAAATGAGGCGAGAGTGGCCGCCCATGCGGCCTACGATTCCCTGGCGGCGGAGCATGACCTCATCATTCTGGAAGGGGCGGGGAGCCCGGCCGAGGTCAATCTGAAAAAGCACGATATCGTCAACATGGGCATGGCCCGTCACGCCGGTTCGCCGGTGCTGCTGGTGGGCGACATCGACCGGGGCGGGGTCTTTGCCTCCTTTATCGGCACCATGGAAGTGATGGCCGAGTGGGAGCGGAAGCTGATCGCAGGGTTCGTGGTGAACCGGTTCCGGGGGCTGGAGTCACTCCTTGATGACGCCTTCCGCTATACCGAGGAATTCACCGGCAGGCCGGTCTTGGGCACGGTGCCGTATGTCAGGAATCTCGGCCTGCCGGAAGAGGATTCGGTGAGCTTCAAGGGGGGGCTCTACGATCAGGTGAAACCCTCTGGCGACCATGTGACGATCGGCCTGATCGATCTCCCCCATATCTCCAATTTTACCGACGTCGAACCGTTTCTGGCCGAGCCGGATGTCCATCTCCGGATCATCCGCACCGCTTCGGAACTGGTGGCGTCCTCTCCTGAACTTTCCGCCCTGATCCTGCCGGGCAGCAAGAACGTGATCAGCGATCTCGCCTACCTCCGGAAAAGCGGGCTCGCCGACCGGATCACTGCTCTGGCCGGGGAAAGGACCCTCGATATCATCGGGATCTGCGGCGGCTTCCAGATGCTGGGGACAAAGATCGGCGACCCCCATAAGATTGAATCCGACGGTGGAGAGATTGACGGCCTTGGCCTCCTGGAAGTGATCACCACCCTGGCCCCCGAAAAGACCCTGACCCGGCAGACCGCCCTGCATTTGCCGTCACATCTGAAAGTCCATGGCTATGAAATCCATCATGGCCGGACCAGTTCAACGCTGGCGAGCGCCCTGCGGTTCGATGGCGGCGGTACGGACGGCGCCGTCTCGCCGGATGGCCGGATCTGGGGCAGCTATCTGCACGGCATTTTCGATGACGATCCTTTCCGGCGCTGGTTTATCGATATGCTGCGCAGTTCCCGCTGTCTGCAGCCCCTTGGAACGGTGGTTGCCCCCTACGATCTGGAACCGGCCTTTGACCGTCTGGCCGCGGTGGTCCGGGAGGGGATGGATATGAAAAAAATCTACCGGATTCTGGGGTTGAGATGA